From the genome of Methanobrevibacter sp. TMH8, one region includes:
- a CDS encoding DEAD/DEAH box helicase, with the protein MISYSQFENIVVNELKRDISSNKDQQKAISSEKDQSLFIVAGPGSGKTTVMVLKILKFIFVDDINPNEILATTFTRKAANELNSRILSWGDEIKKHLYKTLTDKKKINQLNRIDFNQIITGTIDSIAEEILRIHRDPGTNLPAVIEDFVSNSAMISSGLFNKDRYLDKDLQKYLGTINSTEEVKNPSTMSNLLLDIKNRLYYDQVDFKELIMNENSEGSKIALEAISDYFNELKKRNILDFSMLESKFLNWLSSGKLDIFLKEIKIVLIDEYQDTNLLQEKIYFKLAESALSNGGNVTVVGDDDQSLYRFRGATVDLFTNFIERAKKQLNIDVIEVNLSHNYRSSEDIVNLCNRFVELDEDYQSARVKEKPKIEFSRVNNEDFADKEQIQLNKVSNQKSVPVLGMFRQNQEILAKDLSILIKDLTHGKNVKKKIKRVLKSNKSNGYNDLKDKAVKNEFISLKLDEKEGSPSDIAILTYSPKEMSYGNQLFPYYLRKNLMNFKNPVEVFNPRGQDLQALKSVGVFCGLILECIDPEAKFQKSIKKIPKLAERNMNKWRKLAIEYITTNPEPVRPVSLEDFVNCWKTRRPFAHNPNIWPDNASLIELAYKLITWIDELQEDTEGVVYLEAIAQTITQTGFFNEYSAQIHFKNELLERNSVQEAIWNIFVPIATGGVSIDENLLDTLPNNRINIMSIHQSKGLEFPLVIVDVGSRFQKNRVKTSFLRFPKEGGKSSNLEDKIRPYSPLGTGDRDPKDRAFDDLTRLYFVAFSRAQDVLLLVGLNSAIDGYIANDKEMKIPNIALGWKRDEEFIGFDEIYLI; encoded by the coding sequence ATGATTAGCTATTCTCAATTTGAAAATATTGTTGTTAATGAATTAAAAAGAGATATCTCTTCAAATAAAGATCAACAAAAAGCAATTTCATCTGAAAAAGACCAGTCTTTATTTATAGTAGCTGGGCCTGGTTCAGGGAAAACCACAGTTATGGTATTGAAGATTTTAAAATTCATATTTGTTGATGATATTAATCCAAATGAGATTCTAGCTACTACCTTCACACGAAAAGCAGCTAATGAACTTAATTCAAGAATATTAAGTTGGGGAGATGAAATCAAAAAACATCTTTATAAAACGCTAACTGATAAAAAAAAGATTAATCAACTTAATAGAATTGACTTTAATCAGATAATCACTGGTACTATTGATAGTATAGCTGAAGAGATACTTAGAATACATAGGGATCCTGGAACAAATTTACCTGCAGTTATTGAAGATTTTGTTTCTAATTCAGCTATGATTAGCTCAGGTTTATTTAATAAAGATAGATATTTAGATAAAGATTTGCAAAAATATTTAGGAACTATTAATTCTACTGAAGAAGTTAAAAATCCTTCTACAATGAGTAATCTATTATTAGATATTAAAAATAGACTATATTATGATCAAGTTGATTTTAAAGAGCTAATTATGAATGAAAATTCAGAAGGTTCAAAAATAGCTTTGGAGGCTATATCTGATTATTTCAATGAGCTTAAAAAAAGAAATATACTTGATTTTTCAATGTTAGAATCTAAATTTTTAAATTGGTTAAGTTCTGGAAAATTAGATATTTTTTTAAAAGAAATTAAAATTGTTTTAATAGATGAATATCAAGATACTAATTTACTTCAAGAAAAAATCTACTTTAAATTAGCTGAATCAGCTTTATCAAATGGTGGAAATGTTACTGTAGTTGGAGATGATGATCAATCCTTGTATCGTTTTAGAGGAGCTACTGTAGATTTATTCACTAATTTCATTGAAAGAGCAAAAAAACAATTAAATATCGATGTAATTGAAGTGAATTTATCTCATAACTACAGATCTAGTGAAGATATTGTTAATTTATGTAATCGTTTTGTTGAATTAGATGAAGATTATCAATCTGCTCGTGTGAAAGAAAAACCTAAAATTGAATTTTCTAGAGTTAATAATGAAGATTTTGCTGATAAAGAACAAATTCAGCTTAATAAAGTGAGTAATCAAAAATCTGTTCCTGTTTTGGGAATGTTTAGACAAAATCAAGAAATATTAGCTAAAGATTTATCAATATTAATTAAAGATTTAACTCATGGAAAGAATGTTAAAAAGAAAATAAAAAGGGTTTTAAAGTCTAATAAATCTAATGGTTATAATGACTTAAAAGATAAAGCAGTTAAAAATGAATTTATAAGTCTAAAACTTGATGAAAAAGAAGGATCTCCGTCAGATATAGCTATTTTAACTTATTCTCCTAAAGAAATGTCATATGGAAATCAGCTATTTCCTTATTATCTTAGAAAAAATTTAATGAACTTTAAAAACCCTGTTGAAGTTTTTAATCCTCGAGGTCAGGATCTTCAGGCATTAAAATCCGTGGGAGTTTTTTGTGGATTAATTCTTGAATGTATAGATCCAGAAGCTAAGTTTCAAAAATCTATTAAAAAAATTCCTAAGTTAGCTGAAAGAAACATGAATAAGTGGCGGAAATTAGCTATTGAATATATAACTACTAACCCTGAACCTGTTCGACCTGTTTCATTGGAAGACTTTGTGAATTGTTGGAAAACACGAAGACCTTTTGCACATAACCCTAATATATGGCCCGATAATGCAAGTTTAATTGAACTTGCTTATAAATTAATCACTTGGATTGATGAACTACAAGAAGATACTGAAGGTGTTGTTTATCTTGAAGCTATTGCTCAGACAATTACTCAAACTGGATTTTTCAATGAATATTCTGCTCAAATTCATTTTAAAAATGAACTTCTAGAAAGAAATTCTGTACAAGAAGCTATTTGGAATATTTTTGTTCCAATAGCTACTGGAGGAGTCTCAATTGATGAAAATCTTTTAGATACTTTACCTAATAATAGAATTAATATAATGTCTATTCATCAATCAAAAGGTTTAGAATTTCCACTTGTTATAGTTGATGTAGGATCTAGATTCCAAAAAAACAGAGTAAAAACATCATTTTTAAGGTTTCCTAAAGAAGGTGGTAAATCATCAAATCTTGAAGATAAAATTAGACCATATAGTCCCTTAGGAACTGGGGATAGAGATCCTAAAGATAGAGCTTTTGATGATTTAACACGTTTATATTTTGTTGCTTTTTCAAGAGCTCAAGATGTTTTATTGCTAGTTGGTTTGAATTCAGCTATTGATGGATACATTGCCAATGATAAAGAAATGAAAATACCTAACATTGCTTTAGGTTGGAAGAGAGATGAAGAATTTATAGGATTTGATGAAATTTATCTAATTTAA
- a CDS encoding PD-(D/E)XK nuclease family protein yields the protein MKLSPRSKSYMIPEYSLTGDLLSFLTCNLQYRYQNRGTLPPSMPIQLWFGEFIHGVMEESFLKWKNNKDKGLDKRFPWDWKEDIRPIEEMIDLRLRARGLYPPLAYFCKYQKEDYINKNDNKNNKDDDISSSIGLCKDENHPHKLLYSARAESSINVWGPDLFPLIDSAEVLIKGKRPMPNFDNNKSRSNYYGINGVIDVISSLRIDENADDDNNSIINYLKKDKDFSRILNSFDSDEYEIIIDYKGMKRPPLKSHNWKYHKWQLLTYSWLRSKQNDSKPVIAGIIFYLNELVPSTEDLIAIKQDIIDGNNDVKITPSEESRILEWDENEVNYIKLSDNFKKDRSVRTIAIEEESISTALKNFDNVVYDIENSIISETNGTPIKNAWEAKGDKRTCDACDFKTFCNKSNLNEFKIP from the coding sequence ATGAAATTATCTCCAAGGTCTAAATCATATATGATTCCAGAATATAGCTTAACTGGGGACTTATTATCATTTTTAACATGTAATCTTCAATATCGATACCAAAATAGAGGAACTTTACCTCCTTCTATGCCTATACAATTATGGTTTGGAGAATTTATTCATGGAGTAATGGAAGAATCATTTCTTAAATGGAAAAATAATAAAGATAAAGGATTAGATAAAAGATTTCCTTGGGATTGGAAAGAAGATATACGTCCTATTGAAGAAATGATTGATTTGAGATTAAGGGCAAGGGGACTTTATCCTCCTTTAGCTTATTTTTGTAAATATCAAAAAGAAGACTATATTAATAAAAATGATAATAAAAACAATAAAGACGATGATATTAGCTCTTCAATAGGTTTATGTAAAGATGAAAATCATCCTCATAAATTATTATATAGTGCAAGAGCTGAATCTTCCATAAATGTATGGGGTCCTGATTTATTTCCATTAATTGATTCAGCTGAAGTTTTAATTAAAGGTAAAAGACCTATGCCTAATTTTGATAATAATAAAAGTAGGTCAAATTATTATGGTATAAATGGAGTAATTGATGTTATAAGTTCCCTGCGAATTGATGAAAATGCTGATGATGATAATAATAGTATAATTAATTATTTAAAAAAAGATAAAGATTTTTCAAGAATATTAAATTCATTTGATTCTGATGAATATGAAATAATTATTGACTATAAGGGAATGAAGAGACCTCCATTAAAATCTCATAATTGGAAATATCATAAATGGCAATTATTAACTTATTCTTGGCTAAGATCCAAACAAAATGATTCTAAACCTGTGATTGCTGGGATAATTTTTTATTTAAATGAACTTGTTCCTTCAACTGAGGATTTAATAGCTATTAAACAAGATATCATAGATGGGAATAATGATGTGAAAATTACTCCATCAGAAGAATCTAGAATATTAGAGTGGGATGAAAATGAAGTTAACTATATTAAATTATCAGATAACTTTAAAAAAGATAGGTCAGTACGAACTATTGCTATCGAAGAAGAATCTATTTCAACTGCTCTTAAAAACTTTGATAATGTTGTTTATGATATAGAAAATTCAATTATAAGTGAAACAAATGGGACTCCTATCAAAAATGCTTGGGAAGCAAAAGGAGATAAAAGAACTTGTGATGCTTGTGATTTTAAAACCTTTTGTAATAAATCCAACTTAAATGAATTTAAAATTCCTTAG